From a region of the Constantimarinum furrinae genome:
- the ccsA gene encoding cytochrome c biogenesis protein encodes MNIRKILIRLFDTRAAGVYFLLFASAIGIATFIENDFGTSAAQKIIYKAFWFEVLLLMFCGSVIYNIYRYRMIQQKKWAVLMFHFSIIIIVIGAGLTRYLGFEGVMHIREQQTESSFLSADTNLNFKVIKAGNTFEFSEPVLFASLGKNHFEESYLIEEDLIEIELTDFIPNPTQKIEAVNDGKPILKLVMAGVSGREEFFIEQGETKRLRNVLYNFKEDPVPGAINLRYANDSLTFSTNRMLTQTVMATQKRDTIVPSEKFQTLKLRALYSDGVNSFVFSEFNPSGEVKISSEDPKVKNESTVAVVLNISVNGRSKTAYAYGNKGWSGNPTTVAFEDLTVVVSYGAKEISVPFRIKLNDFILDKYPGTNSASSYASEVTLFDPEENKEFDYRIYMNNILNYGGYRFFQSSFDKDEKGTYLSVNSDFWGTLVSYIGYALLTLGMILTLFSKKTRFYEVRKKIKKIRAKSSTFIFLIALLISGIVYSQNESYVKNAVSKDFAEEFSTVVVQDFKGRMKPVHTLSRELLRKVSRKESWNGLTADQVILSMFVNKQDWYDVKLVKLGKHEDVQKLLGVSGEYASYKDFFTEAGDYKMRDEVRRVYEMDQKDRGVYAKELIKIDERLNILSMIFSGSLLKIVPNPQSPSNTWEGYSSHNHNDGHNHSTVASNFFNAFGASLKQSTQTNDYEHTGHLLEELKTYQRARGGEIMPSDAKINTEISLNKMNVFSRLAGWYMLLAVLLLFFLFVSIFKPKWKLKKIYYILFSLVVLGFILHTIGLGMRWYVSGRAPWSNGYESMIYIAWTSTLAGILFTRKSFGGLAATMVLAGTILFVSMLSFLDPEITPLVPVLKSYWLTIHVSLEAGSYGFLMLGAIIGLINLILLMFLSEKNKLRVKRIVQEMSLISELTLIGGLFMVSVGTYLGGVWANESWGRYWGWDAKETWALVTILVYAFILHMRLIPMLRGLYAYNVATIFGLASVIMTYYGVNYYLSGLHSYATGDPVPIPNWVYIAVVCIIIVCLIAYFRKRKIGGFG; translated from the coding sequence TTGAATATCAGAAAAATTCTTATTCGACTATTCGACACCAGAGCCGCTGGTGTCTATTTTCTTCTCTTTGCATCAGCTATAGGAATAGCCACATTTATTGAAAATGATTTTGGGACCAGTGCCGCACAAAAGATAATTTATAAGGCATTTTGGTTTGAAGTATTGTTGCTAATGTTTTGCGGATCGGTAATTTATAATATTTATAGGTATCGAATGATACAACAGAAAAAATGGGCCGTACTTATGTTCCATTTTTCCATTATTATCATCGTAATAGGAGCAGGCCTAACTCGTTATTTAGGATTTGAGGGGGTAATGCATATTAGAGAACAACAAACCGAAAGTTCCTTTTTATCTGCAGACACTAATTTAAACTTTAAGGTTATTAAGGCAGGGAATACTTTTGAATTCAGTGAGCCCGTTTTGTTTGCTTCTTTAGGGAAGAATCATTTTGAAGAATCCTATCTTATTGAAGAGGATCTTATAGAGATTGAACTTACAGATTTTATCCCGAATCCTACTCAAAAAATAGAGGCAGTAAATGACGGAAAGCCCATATTAAAACTTGTAATGGCGGGAGTATCCGGTAGAGAAGAATTTTTTATCGAGCAGGGAGAAACAAAGCGACTCCGGAATGTACTCTATAATTTTAAAGAAGACCCTGTGCCCGGGGCTATAAACCTGCGTTATGCAAACGACAGTCTAACATTTTCCACCAACCGGATGCTTACACAAACGGTAATGGCGACACAAAAGCGGGATACGATTGTCCCTTCAGAAAAGTTTCAGACCTTAAAATTACGTGCCTTGTATTCAGATGGTGTGAATAGTTTTGTGTTCTCCGAATTTAATCCTTCAGGAGAAGTAAAGATCTCTTCCGAAGATCCAAAAGTAAAGAACGAAAGTACCGTTGCCGTAGTGTTGAACATTTCTGTTAACGGTAGGTCAAAAACCGCTTATGCCTATGGAAATAAAGGTTGGTCCGGTAACCCTACGACCGTTGCTTTCGAGGATCTTACTGTTGTAGTGTCTTATGGCGCCAAGGAAATAAGCGTTCCTTTCCGCATAAAACTCAATGATTTTATTTTAGATAAATATCCCGGCACCAACAGTGCTTCCTCTTACGCAAGCGAGGTTACTTTATTCGATCCGGAAGAAAATAAGGAGTTCGATTACCGAATTTATATGAACAACATCCTTAATTACGGCGGATACAGGTTTTTTCAGTCCTCTTTTGACAAGGATGAAAAAGGAACCTATTTAAGTGTAAACAGTGATTTTTGGGGAACTCTGGTCTCCTATATTGGATATGCCTTGCTTACTCTGGGGATGATTCTCACCCTCTTCAGTAAAAAGACACGCTTCTACGAAGTAAGAAAAAAGATCAAAAAGATTCGGGCTAAAAGCAGCACATTCATCTTTTTAATTGCACTGCTTATTTCGGGAATTGTATATTCTCAGAACGAAAGTTATGTAAAAAATGCAGTTTCTAAGGATTTTGCGGAAGAGTTCAGTACTGTGGTCGTACAGGATTTTAAGGGTAGAATGAAGCCCGTCCATACCTTATCGAGAGAATTGCTCAGGAAAGTTTCCAGAAAGGAATCATGGAATGGACTTACAGCCGATCAGGTAATTCTAAGCATGTTCGTCAATAAACAGGACTGGTATGATGTAAAACTCGTTAAACTTGGGAAACATGAAGATGTCCAGAAGTTATTGGGAGTTTCTGGAGAATACGCCTCTTATAAGGATTTCTTTACCGAAGCAGGGGATTACAAAATGCGGGATGAAGTGCGGCGGGTGTATGAAATGGATCAAAAGGACAGAGGTGTTTATGCGAAAGAATTGATAAAGATCGATGAACGTCTCAACATATTAAGCATGATCTTTTCGGGCAGCTTGTTAAAAATAGTACCTAACCCGCAATCTCCCAGTAACACCTGGGAAGGCTACAGTAGCCATAATCATAACGACGGCCATAACCACAGTACGGTGGCGAGCAATTTCTTCAATGCGTTTGGTGCCTCCCTTAAGCAATCCACACAGACCAATGACTACGAGCATACAGGTCATTTACTTGAAGAGCTAAAAACCTATCAGCGAGCGCGTGGTGGTGAAATTATGCCATCGGATGCGAAGATCAATACAGAGATAAGTCTCAATAAAATGAACGTGTTTTCACGTCTCGCCGGCTGGTATATGCTACTTGCTGTGCTGTTATTGTTCTTTCTGTTTGTTTCTATTTTTAAACCCAAATGGAAATTAAAAAAGATCTATTACATCTTATTCTCCCTAGTCGTACTCGGATTCATACTTCACACCATAGGTTTAGGTATGCGGTGGTATGTCTCGGGTCGTGCTCCATGGAGTAACGGATATGAATCGATGATCTACATTGCCTGGACATCAACATTGGCTGGTATACTTTTTACCCGAAAATCCTTTGGTGGTTTGGCTGCTACTATGGTACTCGCTGGGACAATACTTTTTGTATCCATGCTTAGTTTTCTCGATCCGGAGATCACACCTCTGGTCCCTGTTTTAAAGTCCTATTGGCTAACCATCCATGTCTCTTTGGAAGCAGGAAGCTATGGATTCCTCATGCTGGGTGCTATTATAGGTCTTATCAATCTTATTCTGTTAATGTTTCTTAGCGAGAAAAATAAGTTACGCGTAAAACGTATTGTTCAGGAGATGTCATTAATTAGTGAACTGACTTTAATTGGCGGATTATTTATGGTAAGTGTAGGTACTTATCTGGGTGGTGTATGGGCAAATGAATCCTGGGGAAGGTATTGGGGCTGGGATGCCAAAGAAACATGGGCATTGGTTACTATATTAGTATATGCATTTATTCTGCATATGCGACTTATTCCAATGCTGCGCGGACTATATGCCTATAACGTTGCGACGATCTTCGGTCTGGCTTCTGTGATCATGACCTATTATGGGGTTAATTACTACCTATCCGGGTTACATTCATACGCAACCGGTGACCCTGTGCCTATACCGAACTGGGTTTATATAGCGGTGGTGTGTATAATTATAGTATGCCTGATCGCATATTTCCGAAAGAGAAAGATTGGCGGATTCGGTTAA
- the dnaB gene encoding replicative DNA helicase — protein MEKLKPHTAYSGRPSQVISLEKGKLPPQAIDLEEVVLGAMMIDKKGVDEVIDILHSEVFYKEAHQHIFEAIHTLFENSEPVDLLTVSSQLKKDSKLELAGGEFYLVQLTQKVSSSAHIEFHARIILQKFIQRSLIKISNEIIEDSYDETTDVFDLLDTAEAKLYEITQGNIKRSSETAQSLVIQAKKKIEEIANKEGLSGVPSGFSKVDKLTSGWQPSDLIIIAARPGMGKTALTLSMARNIAVEHNIPVAFFSLEMSSVQLITRLISSETGLSSEKLRTGNLEKHEWEQLNVKVKGLETAPLFIDDTPSLSIFDLRAKARRLSSQHGIKLIVVDYLQLMTAGGSQKGGNREQEISTISRNLKALAKELNVPVIALSQLSRAVETRGGSKRPLLSDLRESGAIEQDADIVSFIYRPEYYKIEEWDDEEHSPTDGQAEFIVAKHRNGGLDEIRLKFVGHLGRFENLETFEFSNEFHSRMNAAANDDTFKTDQLPSPDEAFGSSMNEDLSPDDENDVPF, from the coding sequence ATGGAAAAACTAAAACCTCACACTGCTTACAGCGGACGTCCTTCACAGGTGATCTCCCTAGAAAAGGGAAAACTGCCTCCGCAAGCAATTGATTTAGAAGAGGTTGTGTTGGGAGCCATGATGATCGATAAAAAAGGAGTCGATGAGGTGATCGACATACTACATTCAGAAGTTTTCTATAAAGAAGCGCATCAGCATATATTCGAGGCCATTCATACACTCTTTGAAAACAGTGAGCCTGTGGACTTATTAACCGTTTCATCTCAGTTAAAGAAGGATTCAAAACTGGAACTGGCAGGAGGGGAGTTTTATTTGGTCCAATTAACTCAAAAAGTGTCTTCTTCAGCCCATATTGAGTTTCATGCACGTATTATTCTTCAAAAGTTCATTCAACGAAGTCTCATTAAGATTTCCAATGAGATCATTGAAGATTCATATGACGAAACCACCGATGTATTCGATCTACTGGATACTGCTGAAGCAAAATTGTATGAGATCACTCAGGGAAATATCAAACGTTCTTCCGAAACAGCTCAGAGTCTCGTAATCCAGGCCAAGAAAAAAATTGAAGAGATCGCAAATAAAGAAGGCCTCTCGGGCGTACCTTCAGGTTTTTCAAAAGTAGATAAACTCACTTCAGGCTGGCAACCCAGTGATCTTATTATTATTGCGGCGCGACCCGGTATGGGTAAAACAGCGCTTACACTTTCTATGGCTCGTAATATAGCTGTGGAACACAATATTCCTGTGGCATTCTTTTCTTTGGAAATGTCTTCGGTACAATTGATCACCCGTTTAATTTCTTCGGAAACCGGTCTGAGTTCAGAAAAACTTAGAACCGGAAATCTTGAAAAACACGAGTGGGAACAATTAAACGTAAAAGTAAAGGGTCTCGAAACCGCTCCTTTGTTTATAGATGATACTCCATCCTTATCAATTTTTGATTTACGAGCGAAAGCGCGTCGGCTGTCCTCGCAGCACGGTATTAAATTGATCGTGGTAGATTACCTTCAGCTTATGACGGCAGGAGGAAGTCAGAAGGGCGGAAATCGCGAACAGGAGATCTCAACCATTTCCCGAAACCTTAAAGCTCTGGCGAAAGAACTTAACGTTCCCGTCATAGCATTATCGCAGCTTTCCCGTGCGGTTGAAACCCGTGGGGGTAGTAAACGACCCTTATTATCAGATTTGCGTGAATCGGGGGCTATTGAGCAGGATGCCGATATCGTTTCTTTTATTTATCGTCCAGAATATTATAAGATCGAAGAATGGGATGATGAAGAGCATTCTCCCACAGATGGTCAGGCCGAATTTATCGTTGCGAAACACCGTAATGGTGGGTTGGATGAAATTCGTTTAAAGTTCGTAGGACATCTGGGACGCTTTGAAAACCTGGAGACCTTTGAGTTCTCCAACGAGTTTCACTCCAGAATGAACGCAGCGGCAAACGATGATACCTTTAAAACCGATCAATTACCCTCTCCGGATGAAGCCTTTGGAAGTTCAATGAACGAAGATCTTTCTCCTGACGATGAAAATGATGTGCCGTTTTAA
- a CDS encoding acetyl-CoA carboxylase carboxyltransferase subunit alpha translates to MEYLDFELPIKELQEQYEKACQIGEDSDVDVTNTCKQIEKKLKETKKEIYKNLTPWQRVQLSRHPNRPYTLDYIKAICGDSFLELHGDRNFKDDKAMIGGLGKIGDQSYMFIGQQKGYNTKTRQYRNFGMANPEGYRKALRLMKSAEKFGIPVVTLIDTPGAYPGLEAEERGQGEAIARNILEMTSLEVPIIVVIIGEGASGGALGIGVGDRVLMLENTWYSVISPESCSSILWRSWEFKEQAAEALKLTATDMKKLNLIDIIVKEPLGGAHSDREKTYITVANTISKTYDELKNLSPTDLVEKRMEKYSEMGVFKG, encoded by the coding sequence ATGGAATATCTTGATTTTGAATTACCTATAAAGGAACTACAGGAGCAATACGAAAAAGCTTGCCAGATTGGAGAGGATAGCGATGTAGATGTAACCAATACCTGCAAACAGATCGAAAAGAAGCTTAAGGAAACCAAAAAGGAGATTTATAAGAATCTTACCCCATGGCAGCGGGTACAATTATCCCGCCACCCAAACCGTCCTTATACCTTAGATTATATTAAAGCAATTTGCGGAGATTCTTTTTTAGAATTACACGGTGATCGTAATTTTAAGGACGACAAGGCAATGATAGGAGGATTGGGTAAGATCGGTGATCAGTCGTATATGTTTATCGGTCAGCAAAAAGGGTATAATACCAAAACGCGTCAATACCGAAATTTTGGAATGGCTAATCCCGAAGGGTATCGAAAAGCATTGCGCCTTATGAAATCTGCAGAGAAATTTGGTATACCCGTAGTTACTCTTATAGATACGCCTGGAGCCTATCCGGGTCTGGAAGCTGAAGAACGCGGCCAAGGAGAAGCTATCGCCCGTAATATTCTTGAAATGACCAGCCTGGAAGTACCCATTATTGTGGTGATCATTGGGGAAGGTGCCAGTGGAGGTGCTCTGGGAATTGGAGTGGGAGACAGGGTGCTTATGCTAGAAAATACATGGTATTCGGTAATCTCTCCTGAAAGTTGTTCTTCAATCCTTTGGCGTAGCTGGGAATTTAAGGAACAAGCGGCAGAAGCGCTAAAGCTTACTGCTACTGATATGAAAAAGCTAAATCTAATAGATATCATTGTAAAAGAACCATTGGGAGGTGCACATAGCGATAGAGAAAAAACCTACATCACTGTGGCAAATACCATATCTAAAACGTATGATGAATTAAAGAATTTATCCCCAACCGATTTGGTGGAAAAACGCATGGAAAAATATTCTGAAATGGGAGTCTTTAAAGGATAG
- a CDS encoding DMT family transporter translates to MRNDKLLNYFHLHFIVFIWGFTAVLGALISIDAIPLVWYRMLIASVLILLFLSWKREKLRFPPKVIIGFAVAGVIIAMHWLTFFGAIKVSNVSVTLAVMSTGAFFASLLEPIFFKRKIIWYEVFFGMLAICGLVIIFSFETSFTLGIILALISAFLSALFAVINGIYIKTYKASTISFYELLAGVGAITIYLAIAGKFDAAFFQLSSSDWIYILILASICTAYAFVASTYVMKWLSPYTVMLTINLEPVYGIILAMIILGDSENMSAQFYYGAAIILATVIVNGIIKNTQQRKKRRLGHT, encoded by the coding sequence ATGCGAAACGATAAACTTCTTAACTATTTTCACCTCCACTTTATAGTATTTATCTGGGGATTTACAGCCGTATTAGGGGCTTTAATTTCCATTGATGCCATCCCGTTGGTCTGGTATCGAATGTTGATCGCTTCAGTGTTGATACTTTTATTTTTGTCTTGGAAAAGGGAGAAATTAAGATTTCCGCCAAAAGTTATCATCGGATTTGCTGTGGCAGGGGTCATTATTGCAATGCACTGGCTTACCTTTTTCGGTGCGATTAAGGTTTCTAATGTTTCAGTGACACTCGCGGTAATGTCTACCGGGGCTTTTTTTGCATCCTTGCTGGAACCTATTTTTTTTAAGCGAAAGATCATTTGGTATGAGGTTTTCTTCGGAATGCTTGCCATTTGCGGTCTTGTCATAATTTTTTCCTTCGAGACATCTTTTACTCTGGGAATTATCCTCGCCCTCATTTCAGCTTTCTTGAGTGCGTTATTTGCGGTGATAAACGGAATTTACATTAAGACGTATAAGGCCAGCACCATTTCATTTTATGAACTTTTAGCAGGTGTAGGGGCCATCACTATCTATTTGGCGATCGCTGGAAAGTTTGATGCTGCATTTTTTCAGCTGTCTTCTAGTGATTGGATCTATATTTTAATCCTAGCCTCGATCTGCACTGCCTATGCCTTTGTGGCTTCCACCTATGTGATGAAGTGGTTGAGTCCATATACGGTGATGCTCACGATCAACCTCGAACCGGTATATGGAATAATTTTGGCAATGATCATTCTGGGAGATTCCGAAAATATGAGTGCCCAGTTTTATTATGGAGCTGCCATTATACTGGCGACAGTAATTGTCAATGGAATAATAAAGAACACTCAGCAAAGAAAAAAAAGGCGATTGGGCCATACCTAA
- a CDS encoding LptF/LptG family permease produces the protein MLSILDRYILKKYLGTFVLLLLLFIPIGITVNLAEKIDKILANEVPFIEVAKYYLDFTVYFANLLFPLFLFLSVIWFTSKLANNTEVIAFLSSGVSYYRFLRPYMIGATIVCIGALIMGMYLAPMASKGFNEFTYEYLKKGKNDRNQTNVYRQINDNDYIYVSYFNVKEKSGNNFTLEHFEGNKMTFKLAASRIKFNEKDSTYSLFNYTKRIIGENEDILQSQKRLDTTFTFEIEDLTPVTYIAETLNYTELNKFIEREKERGSSYINRYEVVRYKRWSLPVSAYILTIIAVAVSSMKRRGGMGVNLAIGIGIGMVFIFFDKIFGTMAEQSSFSPFIATWFPNIVFGILAIYLLRNAKR, from the coding sequence ATGCTTAGCATTCTTGACAGATACATCTTAAAAAAATATCTGGGTACTTTTGTCCTATTATTATTACTGTTTATTCCTATTGGAATTACGGTTAATCTTGCCGAAAAGATCGATAAGATTTTGGCTAACGAAGTCCCTTTTATTGAAGTGGCTAAGTACTATCTCGATTTTACGGTGTATTTCGCAAACCTCTTGTTTCCCTTGTTTTTGTTTTTGTCGGTCATCTGGTTTACTTCCAAGCTGGCTAACAATACTGAAGTGATCGCTTTTCTTAGTAGCGGGGTATCGTACTATCGTTTCTTAAGACCGTATATGATAGGAGCTACCATCGTTTGTATTGGTGCGCTTATTATGGGGATGTACCTTGCACCTATGGCGAGTAAGGGATTTAATGAATTTACCTACGAATATTTAAAAAAGGGCAAGAATGACCGGAATCAGACTAATGTATATCGTCAAATTAACGATAACGATTATATCTACGTTAGTTACTTTAATGTAAAAGAGAAAAGTGGCAACAATTTCACACTGGAACACTTTGAAGGGAATAAAATGACCTTTAAACTTGCTGCCAGCCGAATTAAGTTCAATGAAAAGGACAGTACGTATTCGCTCTTTAACTATACGAAACGAATCATTGGTGAAAATGAAGATATCTTACAATCCCAAAAACGACTTGATACGACTTTTACATTCGAAATAGAAGACCTTACCCCGGTTACATATATCGCTGAAACATTAAATTACACCGAGCTCAATAAGTTTATTGAAAGAGAAAAGGAAAGAGGTTCTTCCTACATTAACCGTTATGAAGTCGTACGATATAAACGTTGGAGCCTTCCCGTTTCTGCTTATATACTTACCATAATCGCCGTAGCAGTGTCTTCTATGAAAAGAAGAGGAGGGATGGGTGTAAATCTTGCCATTGGAATCGGGATAGGAATGGTGTTTATCTTTTTCGACAAGATCTTTGGTACCATGGCCGAACAGAGTAGCTTTTCACCGTTTATAGCAACCTGGTTCCCCAATATTGTATTTGGTATATTGGCTATTTACCTTCTCCGAAATGCGAAACGATAA
- the tgt gene encoding tRNA guanosine(34) transglycosylase Tgt, producing MKFKLESTDTTSQARAGTITLDHGIVETPIFMPVGTVATVKGVHQKELKEEINPDIILGNTYHLYLRPQTPILEKAGGIHKFMNWDRNILTDSGGYQVYSLSANRKIKEEGVKFKSHIDGSFHFFTPEKVMEIQRVIGADIIMAFDECTPYPCDYRYAKRSMHMTHRWLDRCINHLEKTPLKYDYQQSFFPIVQGSTYKDLRKESAEYIASVGAEGNAIGGLSVGEPAEEMYEMTEVVTAILPKDKPRYLMGVGTPINILENIALGIDMFDCVMPTRNGRNGMLFTAHGTINIKNKKWEADFSAIDEMNITWVDTAYSKAYLRHLFTVNEMLGRQIATIHNLGFYLWLVREARKHILAGDFSSWKKMMVEQMDKRL from the coding sequence ATGAAATTTAAACTAGAATCTACCGATACCACGAGTCAGGCACGCGCAGGAACAATTACTTTAGATCACGGTATTGTTGAAACACCAATCTTTATGCCTGTTGGTACGGTGGCTACTGTAAAAGGGGTTCATCAAAAAGAGCTGAAAGAAGAAATAAATCCCGATATAATATTGGGGAATACCTATCATTTGTACCTGAGACCTCAGACTCCCATACTTGAAAAGGCCGGAGGGATTCATAAATTCATGAATTGGGATCGAAATATCTTAACCGATAGTGGCGGATATCAGGTGTATTCATTGTCTGCCAACCGAAAGATCAAAGAAGAAGGTGTGAAATTTAAGTCCCATATAGACGGAAGTTTTCACTTTTTCACCCCGGAAAAAGTAATGGAGATCCAAAGAGTTATTGGTGCCGATATCATTATGGCATTCGATGAATGTACACCCTATCCATGCGATTACCGGTATGCCAAGCGATCGATGCACATGACACACCGCTGGTTGGATCGTTGTATCAATCATCTGGAAAAGACGCCTTTAAAATATGATTATCAGCAATCGTTCTTTCCCATTGTGCAGGGGAGTACCTATAAGGATCTGCGAAAAGAATCGGCAGAGTACATCGCTTCAGTAGGAGCCGAAGGAAATGCTATTGGCGGATTATCTGTGGGAGAACCTGCCGAAGAAATGTATGAAATGACTGAAGTGGTTACGGCAATTCTTCCGAAGGACAAACCGCGATACCTTATGGGTGTGGGAACGCCAATCAATATTCTGGAGAACATTGCCTTGGGAATCGATATGTTCGACTGTGTTATGCCAACCCGAAACGGACGAAACGGTATGCTTTTCACTGCCCATGGAACTATTAATATTAAGAATAAAAAATGGGAAGCCGATTTTTCTGCCATTGATGAAATGAATATCACCTGGGTAGATACTGCCTATAGCAAAGCTTATTTACGACATCTGTTTACGGTTAACGAGATGCTGGGTAGACAGATTGCGACCATTCACAACCTGGGTTTTTACCTGTGGTTGGTTCGTGAAGCGAGAAAGCATATCTTAGCGGGTGACTTCTCATCCTGGAAAAAGATGATGGTCGAACAAATGGACAAACGCCTGTAA
- a CDS encoding transketolase: MPDYNYLNDLIIQVRRDILRQVHKVNSGHPGGSLGCTEFFVALYNELLDRKEGFDMDGIGEDIFFLSNGHISPVFYSVLARSGYFPVEELNTFRLIDSRLQGHPTTHEGLPGVRVASGSLGQGISVSIGAAEAKKLNKDNHLIYTLCGDGELQEGQNWEAIMYAAANNVDNLIVTIDLNGQQIDGSTNNVLPMGNLKAKFEAFGWEVLEIHEGNDLKAVIEGMISAKEKSGKGKPVCVLLQTVMGNGVDFMMHTHAWHGKAPNDEQLETALAQNPETLGDY; the protein is encoded by the coding sequence ATGCCCGATTATAACTATCTCAACGATTTGATCATTCAGGTGCGCAGAGACATACTGCGCCAGGTTCATAAAGTAAATTCGGGACATCCCGGCGGTTCCTTAGGATGCACAGAATTTTTTGTGGCACTCTATAACGAACTTCTCGATCGAAAAGAAGGTTTTGATATGGATGGGATAGGTGAAGATATTTTTTTCCTTTCCAACGGTCATATTTCACCGGTGTTTTATAGTGTTTTAGCCCGTTCGGGGTATTTTCCCGTAGAGGAGTTAAACACCTTCAGACTTATCGATTCCAGATTGCAGGGACATCCCACGACACATGAAGGCCTTCCTGGTGTTCGTGTAGCTTCAGGAAGTCTGGGGCAAGGAATTTCAGTATCAATTGGAGCCGCTGAAGCCAAGAAACTTAATAAGGACAACCATCTTATTTATACGCTTTGTGGTGATGGGGAATTACAGGAAGGTCAAAATTGGGAAGCAATAATGTATGCAGCAGCCAATAATGTCGATAACTTAATTGTAACGATCGATCTCAATGGTCAGCAGATCGACGGATCTACCAATAACGTATTGCCCATGGGGAATCTTAAAGCAAAGTTTGAAGCCTTTGGTTGGGAAGTGTTGGAAATTCATGAAGGGAATGACTTAAAAGCCGTGATCGAAGGCATGATATCTGCAAAAGAAAAATCGGGTAAGGGTAAACCGGTTTGTGTTCTCCTTCAAACCGTCATGGGGAATGGCGTCGATTTTATGATGCATACACACGCATGGCATGGTAAAGCACCAAATGATGAGCAATTGGAAACAGCATTGGCTCAAAATCCGGAAACCTTGGGGGACTATTAA
- a CDS encoding transketolase family protein — MKKYTDSGKKDTRSGFGAGLTELGKTNENVVALCADLTGSLKMDEFKENHPERFFQVGIAEANMMGIAAGMTIGGKIPFTGTFANFSTGRVYDQIRQSIAYSDKNVKICASHAGVTLGEDGATHQILEDLGLMKMLPGMTVINTCDYNQTKAATLAIAEHHGPVYLRFGRPKVANFTQENQKFEIGKALQLQKGNDVTIVATGHLVWEALVAAEALHEKGISAEVINIHTIKPLDANAILKSVEKTGCIVTAEEHNYLGGLGESVSRVLAENKPTPQEFVATQDTFGESGTPEQLMDKYGLNAEAILKAVKKVMARK, encoded by the coding sequence ATGAAAAAATATACAGACAGCGGTAAAAAAGATACACGATCGGGATTTGGAGCCGGTCTTACAGAACTGGGAAAAACCAACGAAAATGTCGTTGCGCTTTGCGCCGATCTTACCGGTTCATTAAAGATGGATGAGTTTAAGGAAAATCATCCGGAGCGATTTTTCCAGGTGGGAATAGCAGAAGCTAATATGATGGGGATTGCTGCCGGAATGACCATAGGAGGAAAGATCCCGTTTACCGGTACCTTTGCGAATTTCTCTACCGGAAGGGTGTACGACCAAATTAGACAAAGCATCGCTTATAGTGACAAAAATGTAAAGATCTGTGCGTCCCATGCCGGCGTTACCTTGGGAGAAGACGGAGCTACGCATCAGATCCTGGAAGATCTTGGCCTTATGAAAATGCTTCCCGGTATGACCGTTATAAATACCTGTGATTACAATCAAACGAAAGCAGCCACTCTTGCCATTGCTGAGCATCACGGCCCGGTTTACTTAAGATTCGGCCGACCTAAAGTTGCAAATTTTACTCAAGAAAACCAGAAGTTTGAAATAGGTAAAGCGCTTCAGTTGCAGAAAGGTAATGACGTAACTATTGTAGCTACCGGTCATTTAGTTTGGGAAGCTCTCGTGGCAGCCGAAGCATTACACGAAAAAGGAATATCAGCAGAAGTAATCAATATTCACACTATTAAGCCTTTGGATGCCAATGCCATTTTAAAAAGCGTTGAAAAAACCGGATGCATCGTCACTGCAGAAGAACACAACTACCTAGGAGGTTTGGGCGAGAGTGTATCACGCGTTTTGGCTGAAAACAAGCCAACACCACAGGAGTTTGTAGCAACTCAAGATACATTTGGAGAATCGGGGACGCCGGAGCAGCTCATGGACAAATACGGGCTTAACGCTGAAGCCATCCTAAAAGCTGTTAAAAAAGTAATGGCTCGTAAATAA